The Deltaproteobacteria bacterium DNA window GTCGTCTACGGGCCGCTGTCCAACCGTGCGACTACGGTGATGTTCGAGGGCGTGCCGAACTATCCCGACTTTGGTCGTTTCTGGCAAGTGGTCGAACAACATAAGGTGAACATCATTTACACCGCGCCCACTGCCTTGCGAGCGTTGATGAAGGAAGGGGACTCGTGGCCAAGCAAGTACGATCTTTCCAGTTTGCGCGTGTTGGGCACGGTCGGCGAACCGATTAAGAGCCCGGAGTGGCATTGGTATTTCCAAGTCATCGGGAAAGAGCGCTGTCCGATTGTCGATACGTGGTGGCAGACAGAGACCGGCGGCATTCTGATCACGCCATTGCCTGGCGCGACGCGGACCAAGCCGGGATCGGCAACGCTCCCCTTCTTTGGCGTGCAGCCGTGTCTGGTGGACGAACAAGGGAACGAACTTATCGGCAACGACGTGACCGGCAACCTGTGCATTAAATTTCCCTGGCCAGGGTTGATGCGAACGGTCTACGGGGATCATGAGCGCTTCCGGCAGACATACTTCGCGCTGTATCCTGGCAAGTATTTCACCGGTGACGGCTGTCGGCGCGATAAAGACGGCTATTACTGGATCACCGGTCGGGTCGACGATGTTATGAACGTGTCCGGTCATCGGATTGGCACGGCAGAGGTGGAAGGCGCGATCGGCAAACATCCCTCGGTGGCCGAAGCCGCAGTGGTCGGCATGCCCCATGACCTGAAAGGGCAGGGGATCTACGCCTTCGTGACGTTAAAGACCGGGCACAGGGTGTCGCCGGTGCTGACCAAAGAAATTGTAGAAGCCGTGCGTCGCGAAATCGGTCCCCATGCGACGCCCGACAAGATTCAGTTCACCGACGGCCTGCCGAAGACCCGCAGTGGAAAAATCATGCGCCGCATCCTGCGGAAAATCGGCGAAGGTGCGCTCGATCAACTCGGCGATATCTCGACGCTGGCCGACCCGTCGGTGGTGGATCAACTGGTTGCAGGAAGGCGATAGAAGAAGCAGGGAACTGGGGAATATGAAGGATTGTCATTCCGAGCCGAAATGTAATGGAGGCGAGGAATCTCGCGTTGTTCCTGCCATCACGAGATTCCTCGTCGCTTCGCTTCTCGGAATGACACCCCTCGGCATTCCCTAGGCAGACGACTAGCCTTAGTAAGGACAGCATGCCTTTACATTTCTACAATACGCTTACCGGGAAAGACGAAGCTTTCGTTCCGCTGACGCCAGAAAAGGTGCGGATGTACGTCTGCGGTGTGACGGTGTACGACAAGTCGCATATCGGTCACGCCCGCGCCTTGGTGACTTTCGATGTGGTCTACCGCTATCTGCGGTTTTTGGGCTACGAGGTCACGTTCGTCCGCAACTTTACCGATGTCGATGACAAGATCATCAACCGCGCTAATCAACGCGGCATTTCCTCGCAAGAACTGTCGGAGTTGTACATCCGCGAGTTCAATGAAGACATGACGGCGTTGCGCTGCCTGCCGCCGACGCACGAGCCGCGCGCCACCCACCATATCCCCGAAATGATCGTCATTATCCGAGAGTTGGAAGCCAAGGGGTTAGCGTATGCGGCGGACGGCGATGTCTATTTCGCCGTGGATCGTTTTCCCGGCTACGGCAAATTGTCCCATCGTCGTCTGGAGGACATGATGGCCGGCGCGCGCATTGAAATTGATGAGCGCAAACATCATCCCATGGACTTTGCCCTGTGGAAAGGCAGCAAACCTGGGGAGCCCTTTTGGGACAGTCCGTGGGGACCGGGTCGGCCGGGTTGGCATATCGAGTGCTCGGCGATGTGCAGCAAATATCTTGGGCAGCCGTTCGACATTCACGGCGGTGGCTCAGACTTGATTTTCCCGCACCATGAAAATGAAATCGCGCAATCCGAAGGGGCACACGGGCAAATACTGGCGCGCTACTGGCTGCACAACGGCATGGTGACTGTGGAACAAGAGAAAATGTCCAAGTCGTTGGGAAACTTCCTCACCATCAGCGAAGCCTTGACGAAAACCACCCCGGAAATTCTCCGCTTCGTTTTGCTTTCCACGCACTATCGCATGCCGCTGGATTTCTCCGAACAAAAGCTGGAAGAGGCGGAGAAAGGACTCGTGCGCATCTACGAAACCTTGGCCCGAGTGGATGCCGTTCTCGCCGCGAACGCTCCGCAGTCGCTCGCCGAAGAGCCTTCTTCAACCTCAGCACTCAGCACTCAGCACTCAGCACTTTTTCATCGTTTCCGGGAAGCGATGGATGACGACTGCAATACTGCCCGCGCGCTCGGTGTGATTTTCGAGTCTGTGCGGGAATTGAATCGGGCCTTGGATGCCGGAGAGTCGGCAACGCTTGCCTCCGTTCGCCGGGACTTAGCGGCAATCAGTGCGGTGCTTGGCATCATGGCCGAACCACCAGCGCGGTTTCTGGAAGAGCGGAAGCAACGTGGTTTGCACCAGACGCAGTTGACTCCCGCCATGATCGAGCAACTGATTGCCGATCGGGTGGCGGCGC harbors:
- a CDS encoding cysteine--tRNA ligase, whose translation is MPLHFYNTLTGKDEAFVPLTPEKVRMYVCGVTVYDKSHIGHARALVTFDVVYRYLRFLGYEVTFVRNFTDVDDKIINRANQRGISSQELSELYIREFNEDMTALRCLPPTHEPRATHHIPEMIVIIRELEAKGLAYAADGDVYFAVDRFPGYGKLSHRRLEDMMAGARIEIDERKHHPMDFALWKGSKPGEPFWDSPWGPGRPGWHIECSAMCSKYLGQPFDIHGGGSDLIFPHHENEIAQSEGAHGQILARYWLHNGMVTVEQEKMSKSLGNFLTISEALTKTTPEILRFVLLSTHYRMPLDFSEQKLEEAEKGLVRIYETLARVDAVLAANAPQSLAEEPSSTSALSTQHSALFHRFREAMDDDCNTARALGVIFESVRELNRALDAGESATLASVRRDLAAISAVLGIMAEPPARFLEERKQRGLHQTQLTPAMIEQLIADRVAARKARDFKQADAIRVQLADMGVILKDGPTGTTWTIEAGRKP
- the acs gene encoding acetate--CoA ligase, with the translated sequence MSEQVTNDPMYEIPTPVKGQTYISPELYAQMYQRSIQDPEGFWTEQAETFVSWFQKWDTVLEWDFHSADIKWFIGGKLNISYNCLDRHVEAGAGGQTAIIWQGNDLSESRKLTYSELLAQVCQFANALKSLGVQKGDRVCLYMQMVPELAVAMLACTRIGAIHSVVFGAFSSESLRDRIQDSTCKVLITQDTALRGAKNDIPMKANADEALAHCPSIEKVVVVRRTGHAVAMVPGRDVWWHDVTPSQATTCAPEHMDAEDPLFILYTSGSTGKPKGVLHTTGGYLTHVTMTHRYVFDYRPGDTYWCTADCGWVTGHSYVVYGPLSNRATTVMFEGVPNYPDFGRFWQVVEQHKVNIIYTAPTALRALMKEGDSWPSKYDLSSLRVLGTVGEPIKSPEWHWYFQVIGKERCPIVDTWWQTETGGILITPLPGATRTKPGSATLPFFGVQPCLVDEQGNELIGNDVTGNLCIKFPWPGLMRTVYGDHERFRQTYFALYPGKYFTGDGCRRDKDGYYWITGRVDDVMNVSGHRIGTAEVEGAIGKHPSVAEAAVVGMPHDLKGQGIYAFVTLKTGHRVSPVLTKEIVEAVRREIGPHATPDKIQFTDGLPKTRSGKIMRRILRKIGEGALDQLGDISTLADPSVVDQLVAGRR